From Salvelinus namaycush isolate Seneca chromosome 2, SaNama_1.0, whole genome shotgun sequence, one genomic window encodes:
- the LOC120023172 gene encoding solute carrier family 2, facilitated glucose transporter member 9-like: MAEEMLLAEDGKCVGSLTKSLLAVAFLASFGSSMLYGYNLAVVNSPAEYIKAFYNQTMVARNGKGLDDKKLTLFYSVTVSVFAIGGMVGSLMVGILVTRFGRKGTLVRITCLVFIAGAFMGFSRTFGSPEMIIVGRFITGVHSGISLCVVPMYLGEIAPKNLRGFLGLVPSIFICLGVFIAQILGLHELLGKEEHWPLFLSLVVIPTLFQLMLLPWFPESPRYLLIEKRNVHATITALKWYRSKVNIQAEIEEMQEEQRSMSSVQTVSVIGLLKDRSVRWQVITIVVVNIGMQLSGIDAIWFYTNAIFENAGIPVPQIQYTTVGTGAIEVIAGCVGCFTIERLGRRPLMIGGFTFMGICCAGITLSLMFQSHYISVACVVGIIAGFCIGPAGVPFLITAELFKQSHRPAAYTVAGCLNWLSNFTIGFVFPFLQMSAGAYCYLVFFGVCMAVAAYVFFIVPETKNKTFVEISQMFAARNGMLEEESSELGVVNNLKLAKMNGYGAVDLEYEVMEKKK; encoded by the exons ATGGCAGAGGAAATGTTATTAGCAGAAGATGGGAAATGTGTGGGG TCTCTCACCAAGTCGCTGCTGGCCGTGGCTTTCCTGGCCTCGTTCGGTAGCTCCATGCTCTATGGCTACAACCTGGCTGTCGTCAACTCTCCTGCAGAG tACATCAAGGCATTCTATAACCAGACGATGGTAGCAAGGAACGGAAAGGGTCTGGACGACAAGAAGCTTACGTTGTTCTACTCTGTCACCGTGTCTGTGTTTGCCATCGGGGGCATGGTGGGCAGCCTCATGGTGGGCATACTAGTCACCAGATTTGGAAG GAAAGGGACCCTGGTGAGAATCACATGTCTGGTGTTTATAGCTGGAGCCTTCATGGGCTTCAGCAGGACCTTTGGCTCTCCAGAGATGATCATTGTTGGACGCTTCATCACAGGGGTACACTCAG gtatctctctgtgtgtggtgccAATGTATCTTGGGGAGATAGCACCTAAGAACCTGCGAGGCTTCCTGGGCCTCGTGCCTAGCATCTTTATCTGTCTAGGAGTCTTCATCGCTCAGATCCTGGGACTACATGAACTACTGGGAAAG GAAGAGCACTGGCCCCTCTTCCTGTCTCTGGTGGTGATCCCCACCCTGTTCCAGCTGATGCTGTTGCCATGGTTCCCAGAGAGCCCGCGGTACCTGCTCATAGAGAAGAGGAATGTCCACGCCACCATCACAG CTCTGAAGTGGTACCGGTCCAAAGTGAACATCCAGGCAGAGATCGAGGAGATGCAGGAGGAGCAGCGGTCCATGTCCTCGGTCCAGACCGTGTCAGTCATCGGTCTGCTGAAGGACCGGAGCGTCCGATGGCAGGTCATCACTATAGTGGTGGTCAATATCGGCATGCAGCTGTCCGGTATCGACGCG atcTGGTTCTATACCAACGCCATCTTTGAGAACGCAGGTATCCCAGTCCCTCAGATCCAGTACACCACGGTTGGAACCGGAGCCATCGAGGTTATCGCTGGATGCGTAGGG TGCTTCACCATTGAACGGCTGGGCAGAAGACCTCTGATGATTGGTGGATTTACCTTCATGGGAATTTGCTGTGCAGGGATCACGCTCTCCCTCATGTTCCAG TCCCACTACATCAGTGTTGCCTGTGTGGTGGGGATCATCGCTGGCTTCTGTATAGGACCAG CTGGAGTACCCTTCCTGATTACAGCAGAGCTGTTTAAGCAGTCCCATCGTCCGGCTGCCTACACCGTGGCTGGATGCCTCAACTGGCTGTCCAACTTCACCATCGGCTTTGTCTTCCCCTTCCTACAG ATGTCGGCAGGGGCCTACTGCTACCTGGTGTTCTTTGGCGTGTGCATGGCAGTGGCGGCCTACGTCTTCTTCATCGTCCCCGAGACCAagaacaagacatttgtggagatCAGCCAGATGTTCGCGGCCAGGAACGGCATgctggaggaggagagcagcGAACTGGGCGTCGTTAACAACCTCAAACTAGCCAAGATGAACGGCTATGGTGCCGTCGACCTGGAGTACGAAGTGATGGAGAAGAAGAAGTAG